In the Maribacter sp. MJ134 genome, one interval contains:
- a CDS encoding pirin family protein: protein MKTIYYNADTRGHANHGWLNSYHSFSFANYHNPERMNFGTLRVLNDDTVAAGRGFGTHPHRNMEIISIPLKGDLKHMDDMGNSTVIREGDIQVMSAGTGISHSEFNNSNNSEVKFLQIWVIPRTQNVAPRYDQVQLKKLAQGTDFYQILSPHKDDQGVWIHQDAWFHIGEFKEEKTTVYSVNKKGNGAYIFVLDGEVSINGQKLKERDGLGVWETTDFEIKAQKNSRILVMEVPMHF, encoded by the coding sequence ATGAAAACGATATATTACAACGCAGATACAAGAGGACATGCCAATCACGGATGGTTAAACTCCTACCATAGTTTTAGTTTTGCCAATTACCACAATCCTGAGCGAATGAATTTTGGAACGCTCCGAGTACTTAATGATGATACCGTTGCCGCAGGTAGAGGTTTTGGCACCCATCCACACCGCAATATGGAAATTATATCCATCCCGTTAAAAGGAGATTTAAAGCATATGGATGATATGGGCAATTCTACCGTTATTAGAGAAGGAGATATTCAAGTAATGAGCGCGGGTACCGGTATTTCCCATAGCGAGTTCAACAACAGTAATAATTCAGAAGTAAAGTTCCTTCAGATTTGGGTTATCCCAAGAACGCAAAATGTAGCTCCAAGATATGACCAAGTGCAGCTCAAAAAGCTTGCTCAGGGTACTGATTTTTATCAAATCCTTTCACCCCATAAAGATGACCAAGGCGTTTGGATTCATCAAGATGCGTGGTTCCATATTGGCGAATTCAAGGAAGAAAAAACCACAGTATATTCGGTTAATAAAAAAGGTAATGGAGCCTATATTTTTGTTCTTGACGGGGAAGTTAGCATCAATGGCCAAAAATTAAAGGAGAGGGATGGTCTTGGCGTATGGGAAACTACAGATTTTGAAATAAAAGCCCAGAAAAATTCAAGAATTTTGGTCATGGAAGTCCCCATGCATTTTTAA
- a CDS encoding stage II sporulation protein M, protein MREAAFVKQNKDKWSTFESALANKTNLEPDVLSNLYIEITDHLSYAKTFYPASNTAHYLNSLASQAHQKIYRTKREPKNRIISFWKVEFPMMFKQHHRELLIAFLVFIFFSFVGAFSAANEGDFVRSILGDAYVNMTLQNIEKGDPMAVYKQMGEFNMFLGITINNIRVALMAFVYGIMLGVGTLMIMLQNGIMLGSFQYFFYEKGLLWESVRTIWIHGTIEISVIIIAGCAGLVLANGMLFPGTYSRLESFKRGTKNGLKIMISTIPFFIIAGFLEGFVTRHTEMPDGLAIFIILASLALILFYYVIYPYQIHKKIPSHEN, encoded by the coding sequence ATGCGCGAAGCCGCCTTTGTAAAGCAAAATAAGGACAAATGGTCAACTTTTGAAAGCGCTTTGGCTAACAAAACGAATCTGGAGCCAGATGTATTGTCCAATTTGTATATAGAAATAACGGATCACCTTAGCTACGCCAAGACTTTTTATCCGGCTAGTAATACGGCACATTATCTAAATTCCTTAGCGTCCCAGGCGCATCAAAAAATATATAGGACCAAAAGAGAGCCGAAAAATAGAATCATAAGTTTTTGGAAAGTAGAATTCCCCATGATGTTCAAACAGCATCATCGCGAATTGCTCATCGCGTTTTTAGTGTTCATTTTCTTCTCTTTCGTCGGAGCCTTTTCAGCCGCCAACGAAGGGGATTTTGTCCGTTCCATTCTTGGAGATGCCTATGTAAATATGACGCTTCAAAATATTGAGAAAGGTGACCCCATGGCCGTTTACAAGCAAATGGGAGAGTTCAACATGTTTTTAGGCATCACTATCAATAATATAAGGGTAGCTTTAATGGCCTTTGTTTACGGAATTATGTTAGGCGTGGGCACATTGATGATAATGTTGCAAAATGGTATCATGTTGGGTAGTTTTCAATATTTCTTTTACGAAAAAGGATTGCTTTGGGAATCCGTTAGAACTATTTGGATTCATGGCACCATTGAGATTTCAGTGATCATCATTGCGGGCTGTGCAGGCTTGGTCTTGGCCAATGGTATGCTCTTTCCTGGAACCTACTCCCGTTTGGAATCCTTTAAAAGAGGTACTAAAAATGGTTTGAAAATTATGATAAGTACCATACCGTTCTTTATTATCGCAGGTTTTTTAGAGGGCTTTGTAACCCGCCATACAGAAATGCCAGATGGGTTGGCCATATTCATAATTTTAGCCTCTTTAGCACTAATTCTTTTTTATTACGTTATATATCCATACCAAATACATAAGAAAATACCATCACATGAAAACTGA
- a CDS encoding trimeric intracellular cation channel family protein — MFYTVIDILGTIAFAISGVLVAMEKRLDFFGVVIIAFVTSIGGGTLRDLLIGNTPVVWMRDATYVITILSTVILAILFVKQLKYFRKSLFLFDTIGIGLYTLIGVEKGLDAGLLPVMCIALGTITASFGGVLRDILCNEIPVIFRKEVYATVCILGGAFYFLLIQFPINSTYAYSVAILSIIVMRILAVKFRISLPNIYRD; from the coding sequence ATGTTCTATACGGTCATCGATATTTTAGGAACCATTGCCTTTGCAATTTCAGGAGTGTTGGTGGCCATGGAAAAACGCCTCGATTTCTTTGGGGTGGTAATTATAGCCTTTGTAACCTCAATCGGAGGGGGTACGCTACGCGATTTACTCATTGGGAATACGCCCGTGGTTTGGATGCGAGATGCCACCTATGTCATCACTATTTTATCTACTGTAATCCTGGCCATACTTTTCGTTAAGCAACTAAAGTATTTTAGGAAATCACTCTTTTTATTCGATACTATAGGAATAGGTCTGTACACTTTGATAGGGGTAGAGAAAGGATTGGATGCCGGATTGTTACCGGTAATGTGCATCGCTCTAGGAACGATTACGGCAAGTTTTGGAGGTGTGTTACGGGATATTCTTTGCAACGAAATTCCTGTAATATTCAGAAAGGAAGTATACGCAACGGTCTGTATTCTGGGAGGCGCTTTTTATTTTTTATTGATTCAATTTCCTATAAACAGCACCTATGCCTATTCTGTGGCCATACTATCCATAATCGTAATGCGGATT
- a CDS encoding DUF4350 domain-containing protein, which produces MGKKGIAYIIIALVTLGAILLLQYNKTKDINWFESYVRSHKIPYGTLVFNELMETKLFPGKTKQLQVPPFEFLSKNNGAKGTYVFINNSVQFQEAELYLILDWVAQGNSLFIASEGFEEKLRDTLNFETATHYGGFEVVQNQDHQLVNPFLEKSEPYSYRKDNAMRYFKTIDTLKSTIVGVVNFPDEEEEQPEVVSVIKSPFGKGEIVLSTFPKAFTNYFILEKENKSYTAGLASYFKGDETIYLDNHYKSGKTFYTSPMHIFLNTKELKWAYYLALIGVLVYVVFEGKRKQRAIPVVTPLQNQTLAFTRTISDMYFEKGDQKAIVEHKINYFLDYLRTKYYLGNIANEEDFYKNLAARSNYSLDETKKLFGFMEKLREQLQITDNELMQLNKRIQKFKSETDGK; this is translated from the coding sequence ATGGGTAAAAAAGGCATTGCTTATATTATTATTGCACTGGTTACCTTGGGCGCCATACTCCTGCTACAATATAATAAAACAAAGGATATTAATTGGTTTGAATCCTATGTTCGGTCCCACAAAATACCGTACGGCACCCTGGTCTTTAACGAGCTTATGGAAACGAAACTATTTCCAGGTAAAACAAAGCAATTGCAGGTTCCGCCTTTTGAATTCCTTTCCAAAAATAATGGGGCAAAGGGAACCTACGTTTTCATTAATAATTCGGTACAATTTCAAGAAGCGGAGCTATATCTAATTTTGGACTGGGTGGCCCAAGGAAATTCCCTGTTCATAGCCTCCGAAGGTTTCGAAGAAAAATTAAGGGATACCCTGAATTTTGAAACCGCTACGCATTATGGCGGATTCGAAGTAGTTCAAAATCAGGACCATCAGCTTGTAAACCCGTTTTTAGAGAAAAGTGAACCCTACAGCTACCGCAAGGACAACGCTATGCGCTATTTTAAGACCATAGATACTTTAAAATCTACCATTGTCGGCGTAGTTAATTTTCCCGATGAGGAAGAAGAACAACCCGAGGTCGTTTCGGTTATAAAGTCACCCTTTGGGAAAGGAGAGATAGTTTTATCCACTTTTCCCAAGGCCTTTACAAATTATTTTATTTTAGAAAAAGAAAACAAATCCTACACAGCCGGTTTGGCTTCCTATTTTAAGGGAGATGAAACCATATATTTAGACAATCATTACAAAAGCGGTAAAACCTTTTACACTTCCCCAATGCACATTTTTTTAAACACCAAAGAATTGAAATGGGCATACTATCTGGCGCTTATCGGTGTGCTTGTCTACGTGGTCTTTGAAGGCAAACGTAAGCAACGTGCCATACCAGTGGTAACGCCGTTACAAAATCAGACCCTGGCCTTTACACGGACCATTTCTGATATGTATTTTGAAAAAGGAGACCAAAAAGCTATCGTTGAGCACAAAATAAATTACTTTCTAGATTACCTGCGTACCAAGTACTATTTAGGGAATATAGCCAACGAAGAGGATTTTTATAAAAATTTAGCCGCTCGTAGCAACTATTCCCTAGATGAGACCAAGAAGCTATTTGGCTTTATGGAAAAACTTAGGGAGCAGCTTCAAATAACTGATAATGAACTGATGCAACTGAACAAACGCATTCAAAAATTTAAATCTGAAACAGATGGAAAATAA
- a CDS encoding AAA family ATPase, with translation MENKEENTTDLNFDARIPLADLQKAVADIKQELAKVIIGQDNFIELLIVSLLVDGHVLIEGVPGVAKTITAKLFAKTLKTNFSRIQFTPDLMPSDILGTSIFNVKSSEFEFKKGPIFSNIILIDEINRAPAKTQAAMFETMEERQVTMDGTTYTMESPFMVLATQNPIEQEGTYALPEAQLDRFLFKIKVSYPETDEEILILKSHHERKGALPQTKVKDILSPTKLKTFKAQIQDIIVEEKIFKYIAEVVSKTRNHPHLYLGGSPRASIATLNSAKAFAAVNGRDFVTPEDVKKALVPVLNHRVILTPEREMEGMFTENVIKMITESVEIPR, from the coding sequence ATGGAAAATAAGGAAGAAAATACAACCGACTTAAATTTTGACGCTAGAATACCTCTGGCAGATCTACAAAAAGCAGTCGCCGATATAAAACAGGAGTTGGCAAAGGTAATTATAGGTCAAGATAATTTTATAGAGTTATTGATCGTATCCCTTTTGGTTGACGGCCATGTACTCATAGAAGGGGTGCCCGGGGTTGCAAAGACGATTACCGCAAAGCTGTTTGCTAAAACCCTAAAGACCAATTTTAGCCGTATTCAATTTACGCCGGACCTTATGCCGAGCGATATTCTTGGGACTTCTATTTTCAACGTTAAGTCTTCAGAATTTGAATTTAAAAAAGGGCCTATTTTCTCCAATATTATCCTCATAGATGAAATTAACAGGGCTCCGGCCAAAACACAGGCTGCCATGTTCGAAACTATGGAAGAAAGACAGGTAACCATGGACGGTACCACCTATACGATGGAATCTCCCTTTATGGTATTAGCTACTCAAAACCCAATAGAACAGGAAGGTACCTATGCCCTACCCGAAGCACAATTAGACCGTTTTCTGTTTAAAATAAAAGTTTCCTATCCTGAAACAGATGAAGAAATCCTGATTCTGAAATCTCACCACGAAAGAAAAGGTGCCTTACCACAAACCAAGGTTAAAGACATCCTAAGTCCTACAAAGTTAAAAACATTCAAAGCACAAATCCAGGATATTATAGTAGAAGAAAAGATATTCAAGTACATAGCGGAGGTAGTTTCTAAAACAAGGAATCATCCCCATTTGTATTTGGGGGGCTCCCCAAGGGCATCTATTGCAACCCTAAATAGTGCAAAGGCCTTTGCCGCAGTAAACGGAAGGGATTTTGTTACTCCAGAAGATGTAAAAAAAGCCTTGGTTCCCGTACTAAACCATAGGGTTATTTTAACCCCGGAAAGAGAAATGGAAGGAATGTTCACCGAGAATGTTATAAAGATGATTACCGAAAGTGTGGAAATCCCAAGATAA
- a CDS encoding DUF58 domain-containing protein yields MKFLKALYIHNAFFTYIAVLCASFILSYWISDIYPIAWLLTLVLLGLFLFDIFILFSSSEGIKAQRALPKKLSNSDVNPIQIQFESFYPFKTHITIIDELPVQFQKRDFNYRTVAIKGEKKQFDYSVRPVDRGEYFFGNLNVYASSPLRIIKRRFVFQKDQMVPVYPSIIQMQQYDFLAISNRLREIGLKKIRKIGHTQEFEQIKDYVRGDDIRTLNWKATAKRNQLMVNQYQDEKSQPVYSIIDTGRVMKMPFNGLKLLDFAINSALAFSNVALKRNDKTGLISFSKQIENFVPAVQKITHLNTILEKLYRIDTAFTDADFGLLYGLVKRKVNHRSLLLLYTNFEHMSSLKRQLPYLLGLAKKHVLVVIFFQNSELESLIAEDAEDLQAIYHKTIAEKFYLEKKLMQKELQKYGIQTILTRPEELTINTINKYLEIKARGIL; encoded by the coding sequence ATGAAGTTTTTAAAAGCACTTTATATCCATAATGCGTTCTTTACGTATATCGCAGTGCTTTGCGCTAGCTTCATCCTATCGTATTGGATATCTGACATATACCCAATAGCTTGGCTTCTTACCTTGGTACTACTTGGACTTTTTTTGTTCGATATTTTTATTTTGTTCAGTTCTTCGGAAGGTATTAAAGCACAAAGGGCCCTTCCTAAAAAACTATCGAATAGTGATGTTAATCCGATACAAATTCAGTTTGAAAGTTTTTATCCTTTCAAAACACATATTACCATCATTGATGAACTACCCGTGCAATTTCAAAAGCGCGACTTTAATTACAGAACTGTGGCGATAAAGGGTGAAAAAAAACAATTTGATTACAGCGTAAGACCAGTTGACCGAGGAGAATATTTCTTTGGGAATTTAAATGTTTATGCCTCATCACCCCTACGAATTATAAAAAGGAGATTTGTATTTCAGAAAGACCAAATGGTTCCGGTCTATCCGTCCATTATACAAATGCAGCAATACGACTTTCTCGCTATTAGTAACCGTTTACGTGAAATAGGACTAAAAAAGATTCGAAAGATTGGTCATACCCAAGAATTTGAGCAGATTAAAGACTATGTACGCGGGGATGACATCAGGACTTTAAATTGGAAAGCAACAGCAAAGCGAAACCAACTTATGGTCAATCAATATCAGGATGAAAAATCACAACCGGTATATTCTATTATTGATACAGGTAGGGTAATGAAAATGCCTTTTAACGGACTTAAATTATTAGATTTTGCCATCAATAGCGCTCTGGCCTTTTCTAATGTGGCTTTGAAGAGAAACGATAAAACAGGATTGATATCTTTTTCAAAACAGATAGAGAATTTTGTTCCTGCCGTTCAAAAAATAACACATTTAAATACTATTTTAGAAAAGCTTTACCGCATAGATACCGCTTTTACAGACGCTGATTTTGGACTTTTATATGGTCTTGTCAAAAGAAAAGTAAACCACAGAAGTTTATTGCTCCTTTACACGAATTTTGAGCATATGTCTTCCCTAAAACGACAATTACCCTATTTATTGGGCCTTGCTAAAAAGCATGTCCTAGTGGTCATTTTCTTTCAGAATTCAGAGCTAGAATCCCTCATAGCTGAGGATGCCGAGGACCTACAGGCCATTTACCACAAAACCATTGCAGAAAAATTTTACCTAGAAAAGAAATTGATGCAAAAAGAGTTACAGAAATACGGTATACAGACCATACTTACAAGGCCGGAAGAGCTAACGATAAACACTATAAACAAGTATTTAGAAATAAAGGCCAGAGGTATCCTATAA
- a CDS encoding RDD family protein, with product MEQFQIETAQNISIDQNTAHLGDRMLAFIIDTLIIVIYYVLMIWFLLALDVDLGDQWAIYMLIGLPAFLYYLLLETFMDGKTIGKSFMKLRVVKLDGTKAGFSSYFVRWILRIIDVSISSGGVAVFTILIRGKGQRVGDIAAGTTVISEKKRVFLKDTLLRELPEDYSPKFPQVTVFKDNEMQTIKNLYDSAKRNGNHNVVLSLSNRIKKVAEISTDLKPIDFVDIVIKDYNYYTQQL from the coding sequence ATGGAACAATTTCAAATAGAAACGGCCCAAAATATAAGTATAGACCAAAACACTGCTCACTTGGGAGACCGTATGTTGGCCTTTATCATAGACACCCTTATAATCGTCATCTATTATGTGCTCATGATATGGTTTTTATTGGCCTTAGATGTAGATTTGGGAGACCAATGGGCCATTTATATGCTCATAGGATTACCAGCGTTCTTATATTACCTTCTTTTGGAAACTTTTATGGACGGAAAGACCATAGGAAAAAGTTTCATGAAGTTGCGAGTGGTAAAGTTAGATGGCACCAAAGCTGGTTTTTCCAGTTATTTTGTTAGATGGATACTTAGAATAATAGATGTCTCCATCAGTTCGGGGGGTGTCGCCGTATTTACCATCTTAATTCGAGGAAAAGGACAGCGCGTTGGTGATATTGCAGCAGGTACAACCGTAATAAGCGAAAAGAAACGTGTTTTTCTAAAGGACACCCTTTTAAGGGAGTTACCAGAGGATTACAGTCCAAAGTTCCCACAAGTCACTGTTTTCAAGGATAATGAAATGCAGACCATAAAGAATCTGTATGATAGCGCCAAGCGAAATGGGAACCACAATGTGGTACTGTCTTTAAGTAACCGCATTAAAAAAGTTGCTGAGATTTCAACGGACCTAAAGCCAATTGATTTTGTGGATATCGTTATCAAGGATTACAACTACTACACCCAACAACTATAA
- a CDS encoding DUF4129 domain-containing protein, producing MPKGLLYLTVFLLSLSSFCQKDSLALNYDKTKIVQKEISAQDIEVYKNDPNFNYEVVQNDAPEWWIAFKNWAGNLLIRFFEWLFGVNKASGALNLFLEFLPYVLLAVLLFILVKFFLNVNARAISYAKKNQAAMTMSEEEHIIKNENIQKLIQEALANNNYRLAVRYYYLFILQIMTEKELIDWQIQKTNEDYLKELRQERLQHPFKDITRLYDYIWYGEFPMDHEKYQKAESSFSTLKQLLSNG from the coding sequence ATGCCCAAAGGTCTTCTGTATCTAACCGTCTTTCTACTCTCTTTAAGCAGCTTTTGTCAAAAGGATTCTTTAGCGCTTAACTACGATAAGACTAAAATAGTACAGAAAGAAATTTCAGCTCAAGATATAGAAGTCTATAAAAATGACCCCAATTTTAATTATGAGGTTGTACAAAACGATGCTCCCGAATGGTGGATAGCCTTTAAAAATTGGGCCGGAAACCTGCTTATCCGTTTTTTTGAATGGCTTTTTGGTGTCAATAAGGCGTCCGGCGCACTGAATCTCTTTTTAGAGTTCTTACCCTATGTGTTGCTGGCAGTACTACTATTTATTCTTGTGAAATTCTTCCTTAACGTCAATGCGCGCGCTATTAGTTATGCCAAGAAGAACCAAGCCGCCATGACCATGTCCGAGGAGGAGCATATCATTAAAAACGAAAATATTCAAAAGCTCATTCAGGAAGCCTTGGCCAATAACAATTACCGTCTTGCCGTTCGTTATTACTACCTGTTCATATTGCAAATAATGACAGAAAAGGAGTTAATAGATTGGCAAATACAGAAGACGAACGAAGACTATCTTAAGGAACTAAGACAAGAACGACTACAGCATCCCTTTAAAGATATTACGCGACTGTACGACTATATCTGGTATGGGGAATTTCCTATGGACCATGAGAAATACCAAAAGGCAGAAAGCTCGTTTTCAACCTTAAAACAACTCTTGTCCAATGGGTAA